A window from Rhea pennata isolate bPtePen1 chromosome 1, bPtePen1.pri, whole genome shotgun sequence encodes these proteins:
- the GPR83 gene encoding G-protein coupled receptor 83 yields MFFHFICLSLPYLVNGFVTSGTLPLNRSFEEPFEIPNVSSFFSWDNYTLADWQSFVGRSRYGAESQNLTVKALLIMAYSFIIIFSLFGNVLVCHVVIKNKRMHSATSLFIANLAVADIMITLLNTPFTLARFVNSTWIFGKGMCHVSRFAQYCSLHVSALTLTAIAVDRHQVIMHPLKPRISTAKGVIYIFVIWIMATCFSLPHAIYQKLFTFEYSEEVTRCLCLPDFPEPADLFWKYLDLTTFILLYVLPLLIISAAYITVAKKLWLRNVIGDVTTEQYFALRKKNKKTIKMLMLVVILFAVCWFPLNCYVVLLSSQTIHTNNVLYFAFHWFAISSTCYNPFIYCWLNDSFRSELKALLNICRKSPGPTEQRLPSTVPSYQLAWPENSSFKKLCVPHVLPLASNIQSGKTDISSVEPIVTVN; encoded by the exons atgtttttccattttatctgtctctctcttccctACTTAGTTAACGGTTTTGTGACATCAGGAACGTTACCCCTTAACAGAAGTTTTGAAGAGCCTTTTGAAATCCCAAACGtttccagtttcttttcctGGGATAACTACACTCTAGCTGACTGGCAGAGCTTCGTGGGCAGGAGCCGATACGGAGCTGAATCGCAGAATCTCACAGTGAAAGCCCTGCTCATCATGGCATACTCCTTTATCATCATCTTCTCGCTTTTCGGCAATGTCCTGGTCTGCCACGTCGTGATCAAGAACAAAAGGATGCACTCTGCCACCAGCCTGTTCATCGCGAATCTGGCCGTAGCCGACATCATGATTACACTACTCAACACACCCTTTACACTG GCTCGTTTTGTGAACAGTACATGGATATTTGGGAAGGGGATGTGCCACGTCAGTAGATTTGCACAATACTGCTCCCTCCATGTCTCTGCCTTGACCCTCACAGCCATTGCCGTGGACAGGCATCAG GTTATAATGCATCCTCTGAAACCTCGCATATCTACTGCAAAAGGTGTTATCTACATCTTTGTAATTTGGATCATGGCAACTTGTTTTTCCCTCCCACATGCCATCTACCAAAAGCTCTTTACTTTTGAATACAG TGAGGAAGTTACTCGGTGCCTCTGTCTCCCAGATTTCCCTGAGCCAGCTGACCTCTTTTGGAAGTACCTAGATTTAACAACCTTCATTTTGCTCTATGTCCTGCCCCTTTTGATCATCTCTGCTGCTTATATAACAGTGGCCAAGAAACTCTGGCTGCGCAATGTCATTGGAGATGTCACCACTGAGCAGTACTTTGCCCTTCGCAAAAAGAATAAGAAGACTATAAAGATGCTGATGCTTGTTGTCATCCTCTTTGCAGTCTGCTGGTTTCCCTTAAATTGCTACGTTGTCCTCCTCTCCAGCCAGACCATCCACACCAACAACGTCTTGTACTTCGCCTTTCACTGGTTTGCAATAAGTAGCACCTGCTACAACCCTTTCATCTATTGCTGGCTCAATGATAGCTTCCGATCAGAGCTGAAGGCTTTGCTCAACATATGCAGAAAATCTCCTGGACCTACAGAACAGAGGCTTCCCTCCACAGTCCCATCCTACCAACTAGCTTGgccagaaaacagcagcttcaaGAAATTATGTGTCCCCCACGTCCTTCCATTAGCCTCCAACATCCAGTCAGGAAAAACAGACATCTCTTCAGTTGAGCCAATAGTCACTGTGAACTAA